The nucleotide window ATCGCCTTCCAGCTTGTCAATCCGTGAAAGAAAGATGCGGGATTCGTCAAAAAACAATAACAGCTGGATGAGCCCTAAGACAACTACACAGAAAATCGCCATTGGCTGTATTTTTTTATCTAAGTTCCATAGCCAATCTTGTCCATTCTTAGAAGCCATATTCCCTCACTATCGCAAATAGTAGAACTACTATAGTATTCCCACTATCGTTTCCCCGGCATACTTGCCGCTAGGGTTCACCGACCGTTTATTGCCCTCAGATGGTTGATCACTTTCTTATGCTTTTTTACATACGGGAGATTAGCCGTTTGCTAGCTTATACAATATTGGGTCAATCACCTGACTGAATGTCTCTGCCGAATAGTACCCTTCCAGTAAAATATCATTGACCATAACAACCGGCACTCCGCCAAAACCAAAAGATTCGGCTTCCAGCAAGTCAGCCTCAACAGTAGCCAGGATTGACCTACTAAAACGATCATTCTCCAGTTGACGCCGCTCCTGATCACTTAAACCTAAACGGTCTATAATACAGCTCAGACCAGCTTCCCCTTCTCTCAGGATATGTTGTTCGGTAAAAATCAAATCATAAAATTGCCAGGCTTTCTCCGGATTGCGCCGGGCCAGCGCCTCAAAATACAAAGCAGCCGGCAGGGCAACCCGATGTGAATCCGACGGCGCATGTTTAACCACTACTTTAACCTTGCCGTTATATTTAGCCAGGATGTCATCTATGGCTTCCTTGCCCAATGCACAATAAGGACATTGGAAATCAGTATATTCTACAATAGTAACGGCCGCCTTAGGATTGCCGCGTATAAGACGGGAAGCTGCCAACTGAGGACGGAAAAGTGCGCGAGGGAAGCGCGTCTGTTTATTGTCATTTTGGGGCCGCAAAAGTGGATTGGAAGGTGAACCCGGCTGCAGCAAACTCCAGATTTCAGGTGATGCATTGATTCGTTTTGCCAAGTCGAGAGCAGTGAACCCTTGCCTGTTGGTCAACAAAGGGTCGGCGCCATGATTGACAAGCAGATGAACAGCTGCTCTGTTGTTGCGATAGACTGCCCACATCAAAGGATTCCATCCCATC belongs to Acetonema longum DSM 6540 and includes:
- a CDS encoding ankyrin repeat domain-containing protein; translated protein: MIRFFLRIFLFGLICLYLMAASLAMANGPDRKSPPIVEAAKAGNLSAVRTLLDQGAHVNARDNWHRTLLIIAVQQEDLNIMQLLMSRSADVNAANKNGITALIAAVQRDNFDAIHRLVQAGAQVNQADRMGWNPLMWAVYRNNRAAVHLLVNHGADPLLTNRQGFTALDLAKRINASPEIWSLLQPGSPSNPLLRPQNDNKQTRFPRALFRPQLAASRLIRGNPKAAVTIVEYTDFQCPYCALGKEAIDDILAKYNGKVKVVVKHAPSDSHRVALPAALYFEALARRNPEKAWQFYDLIFTEQHILREGEAGLSCIIDRLGLSDQERRQLENDRFSRSILATVEADLLEAESFGFGGVPVVMVNDILLEGYYSAETFSQVIDPILYKLANG